From one Citrobacter sp. Marseille-Q6884 genomic stretch:
- the wrbA gene encoding NAD(P)H:quinone oxidoreductase, whose protein sequence is MAKVLVLYYSMYGHIETMAHAVAEGAQKVAGAEVIIKRVPETMQPEIFAKAGGKTQNAPVATPQELADYDAIIFGTPTRFGNMSGQMRTFLDQTGGLWASGGLYGKLASVFSSTGTGGGQEQTITSTWTTLAHHGMVIVPIGYAAQELFDVSQVRGGTPYGATTIAGGDGSRQPSQEELSIARYQGEYVAGLAVKLNG, encoded by the coding sequence ATGGCAAAAGTTCTGGTGCTTTATTATTCCATGTACGGACACATTGAAACCATGGCCCATGCAGTCGCAGAAGGCGCACAGAAAGTGGCTGGCGCAGAGGTTATCATTAAGCGCGTGCCAGAAACGATGCAGCCAGAGATCTTCGCGAAGGCGGGGGGCAAAACGCAAAACGCACCAGTCGCAACCCCACAGGAACTGGCTGATTACGACGCTATCATTTTCGGTACCCCCACACGCTTTGGCAATATGTCCGGTCAAATGCGGACCTTCCTGGATCAGACCGGTGGGCTGTGGGCTTCTGGCGGCCTGTACGGCAAACTCGCCAGCGTATTCAGCTCGACGGGAACCGGCGGCGGCCAGGAACAAACCATCACATCAACCTGGACCACCCTTGCCCACCACGGGATGGTCATTGTTCCTATTGGTTATGCAGCACAAGAACTGTTTGATGTCTCACAGGTTCGCGGCGGTACACCGTACGGCGCAACCACGATTGCCGGAGGCGATGGCTCTCGCCAGCCAAGCCAGGAAGAATTGTCTATTGCCCGCTATCAGGGTGAATATGTCGCAGGTCTGGCAGTAAAACTCAACGGCTAA
- a CDS encoding general stress protein — protein sequence MANHRGGSGNFAEDRERASEAGRKGGQHSGGNFKNDPQRASEAGKKGGKNSHGNNKS from the coding sequence ATGGCAAACCATCGAGGCGGTTCCGGCAACTTTGCGGAAGACCGTGAAAGAGCATCAGAAGCAGGTCGAAAAGGTGGCCAGCACAGCGGGGGAAACTTCAAGAATGACCCGCAACGCGCTTCAGAAGCAGGCAAAAAAGGGGGCAAAAATAGTCACGGCAATAACAAATCGTAA
- the agp gene encoding bifunctional glucose-1-phosphatase/inositol phosphatase: MKKSLIAAAVAGAVLLSSAAQAQTAPDGYQLQQVLMMSRHNLRAPLANNGSVLEQSTPKQWPEWDVPGGQLTTKGGVLEIYMGHYMREWLAEQGMVKSGECPPPETVYTYANSLQRTVATAQFFVTGAFPGCDIPVHHQEKMGTMDPTFNPVITDDSTAFSQQAVQAMEKERSKMQLNDSYQLLEQMTNYKDSPSCKEKQQCSLTDAKDTFSAKYQQEPGVSGPLKVGNSLVDAFTLQYYEGFPMDDVAWGEIKSDQQWKVLSKLKNGYQDSLFTSPEVAQNVAKPLVKYIDNALVTERAKAPKITVLVGHDSNIASLLTALDFKPYQLHDQNERTPIGGKIVFQRWHDSNTNRDLMKIEYVYQSSQQLRNAEVLTLKAPAQRVTLELKGCPIDANGFCPIDQFDSVLNQAAK; the protein is encoded by the coding sequence ATGAAAAAATCGTTAATTGCCGCAGCGGTAGCGGGGGCGGTGTTGCTGTCATCCGCCGCACAGGCGCAGACAGCGCCGGATGGCTATCAGCTGCAGCAAGTATTGATGATGAGCCGACATAACTTACGTGCACCTTTAGCCAATAACGGCAGCGTTCTTGAACAATCAACGCCAAAGCAATGGCCGGAATGGGATGTCCCTGGTGGGCAACTCACCACCAAAGGCGGGGTGCTGGAAATTTATATGGGCCATTACATGCGTGAATGGCTGGCAGAGCAGGGGATGGTGAAGTCAGGTGAATGTCCACCGCCTGAAACGGTGTATACCTATGCCAACAGCCTCCAGCGTACGGTCGCCACGGCGCAGTTCTTCGTGACTGGCGCTTTTCCGGGATGCGATATTCCGGTACATCATCAGGAAAAAATGGGCACCATGGATCCAACGTTCAATCCGGTGATCACGGATGATTCGACGGCCTTTAGCCAGCAGGCCGTTCAGGCGATGGAAAAAGAGCGCAGCAAAATGCAGCTCAACGACAGCTATCAGCTGCTTGAGCAAATGACAAATTACAAAGATTCCCCATCCTGCAAAGAAAAACAGCAATGTTCCCTGACCGATGCCAAAGACACGTTTAGCGCGAAGTATCAACAGGAGCCTGGCGTATCGGGACCGCTGAAAGTGGGTAACTCGCTGGTGGATGCGTTCACTCTGCAATATTACGAAGGCTTCCCGATGGATGACGTTGCCTGGGGTGAGATTAAATCCGATCAGCAGTGGAAAGTCTTGTCGAAGCTGAAAAATGGGTATCAGGACAGTCTGTTTACCTCCCCGGAAGTGGCGCAGAACGTTGCCAAACCGCTGGTGAAATATATCGACAATGCCCTGGTGACGGAGCGGGCGAAGGCACCGAAGATCACCGTGCTGGTGGGGCATGACTCGAACATTGCCTCGCTGCTGACGGCGCTGGATTTCAAACCCTACCAGCTACATGACCAGAATGAGCGCACGCCGATTGGCGGGAAGATCGTCTTCCAGCGTTGGCATGACAGCAACACTAACCGTGATCTGATGAAAATTGAGTATGTGTATCAGAGCTCGCAGCAGTTGCGTAATGCCGAGGTTCTGACGCTGAAAGCACCCGCACAGCGTGTGACCCTGGAGCTGAAAGGGTGTCCGATAGACGCGAATGGATTTTGCCCTATTGATCAATTCGATAGCGTGTTGAATCAGGCGGCTAAGTAA
- a CDS encoding ArsR/SmtB family transcription factor: MTSLMLNNEDDELESRMALTAAVMADKSRSRMLCALMDGRAWTATELSAVADVSASTASAHLARLCEQRFVIALAQGRHRYFRLAGTDIAELLERLMGVAWAVPPPRKISTPPGLRHARTCYDHLAGEVAVMLFDTLVSRQWLTADGETLTDSGQEKLAGMGIVFPSGVSRRKFSCGCLDWSERRYHPGGVLGATLLTWFIGQRWIKTEVGSRRVTFTPLGIRKLQTEFGIKAAR; the protein is encoded by the coding sequence AAGACGATGAACTGGAATCGCGAATGGCGTTAACCGCAGCGGTCATGGCGGATAAATCACGTTCGCGCATGCTGTGTGCCCTGATGGATGGCCGGGCCTGGACTGCGACTGAACTTAGCGCAGTGGCGGATGTGTCAGCCTCTACCGCCAGCGCTCATCTGGCTCGTCTGTGCGAACAGCGTTTCGTGATTGCGCTTGCTCAGGGACGGCATCGTTATTTTCGTCTGGCGGGGACGGATATCGCTGAACTGCTGGAGCGCCTGATGGGCGTAGCATGGGCCGTACCTCCGCCCAGGAAAATCTCCACACCGCCCGGTTTACGACATGCCCGAACCTGCTATGACCATCTTGCCGGAGAAGTTGCGGTGATGTTGTTCGATACGCTGGTATCACGGCAATGGCTAACGGCGGATGGCGAAACGCTAACCGATTCTGGACAAGAAAAGCTGGCGGGAATGGGGATTGTCTTCCCCTCTGGCGTATCCCGACGAAAATTCAGTTGTGGCTGCCTGGACTGGAGTGAGCGACGTTACCATCCCGGTGGGGTGCTCGGGGCAACGCTTTTAACCTGGTTTATCGGCCAACGGTGGATTAAAACGGAGGTCGGGAGCCGTCGGGTCACCTTTACGCCGTTGGGTATTCGCAAACTCCAGACGGAGTTTGGCATTAAAGCGGCACGATAG
- a CDS encoding YccJ family protein — translation MPTQEAKAHRVGEWASLRNTSPEIAEAIFEVAHYDEKLAEKIWEEGSDEVLIKAFEKTDKDSLYWGEQTIERKNV, via the coding sequence ATGCCAACTCAAGAAGCGAAAGCCCATCGCGTCGGCGAATGGGCAAGTCTGCGCAATACATCGCCGGAAATAGCCGAAGCCATTTTTGAAGTCGCCCATTATGACGAGAAACTGGCAGAGAAAATTTGGGAAGAAGGGAGTGACGAAGTGCTTATCAAAGCCTTTGAGAAAACCGACAAAGATTCACTCTATTGGGGTGAACAAACTATCGAACGTAAAAACGTCTAG